From Paenibacillus graminis, a single genomic window includes:
- the sigF gene encoding RNA polymerase sporulation sigma factor SigF, which produces MDAESKKAPPTYLDDAEVKRLIALSQAGDNLARDTLVNCNIRLVWSVVQRFMNRGYEPDDLFQIGCIGLLKSVDKFDLSYEVKFSTYAVPMIIGEIQRFLRDDGTLKVSRSLKEMANRVRKMKDEMSKTLDRLPTIGEVAEALGVTPEEIVFAQEANKPPTSIHETVFENDGDPITLIDQIADETQERWFDKLALNEAIGALTERERLIVYLRYYRDQTQSEVASRLGISQVQVSRLEKKILANIREQIAQ; this is translated from the coding sequence ATGGATGCAGAGTCAAAAAAAGCTCCGCCGACCTATTTGGACGATGCGGAGGTCAAACGTCTGATCGCACTCAGTCAAGCCGGAGATAATCTGGCCCGCGATACGCTGGTCAACTGCAATATTCGCCTCGTCTGGTCGGTGGTGCAGCGGTTTATGAACCGCGGGTATGAGCCTGACGATTTGTTCCAGATCGGCTGTATCGGACTGCTGAAGTCCGTTGATAAATTCGACCTCAGCTATGAGGTCAAATTCTCCACCTATGCCGTGCCGATGATTATCGGCGAGATCCAGCGTTTCCTCCGGGACGACGGCACCCTCAAGGTCAGCCGTTCCCTCAAGGAAATGGCCAACAGGGTCCGCAAAATGAAGGACGAAATGTCCAAAACACTGGACCGTCTGCCGACCATCGGGGAAGTTGCGGAGGCGCTGGGGGTCACGCCCGAAGAAATCGTGTTCGCCCAGGAGGCTAATAAGCCGCCGACCTCGATCCACGAGACCGTCTTCGAGAATGACGGCGATCCGATCACGCTGATCGACCAGATCGCCGACGAGACGCAGGAGCGCTGGTTCGACAAGCTCGCGCTGAATGAAGCCATCGGGGCCTTGACTGAGCGCGAGCGCCTGATCGTCTACCTGCGCTACTACCGCGACCAGACCCAATCTGAAGTCGCCAGCCGCCTCGGCATCTCGCAGGTCCAGGTGTCGAGGCTGGAGAAGAAAATCCTCGCGAACATCCGCGAGCAGATCGCACAGTAG
- a CDS encoding S-layer homology domain-containing protein yields MRFGQKRKFAQAVITVCAAVFLLGGLVSSSLGVRQASAAAANPGRTDYSVSGDRLVWLEPDADGVKQVHALNQRNGANAVLTAGQSTKDAPYVNGAVAVWADKGSEPEASLHWDIYTADLETGKQMKLNKQAGPYGNPTTDGVGVVWYERKNYGSMIYHDLATGVEADLGEGRFPVLAGGNVVYKNARDGGLSLLDVSSGVTRALVSLGGANAVDWFVFNGSHVLYKQKNSATGSKYVLLNIKDLTAQPVDLTGMKAGGTEYAFMSIGEDQAVFQEEDNGAVTLKQVDLTTYAVKPLPIDAGVKLIGISGNKLLYSKKDDYIESVDLKENPNPTPDPGTTPSPGETPHPGTDSNPGPAPEAKAPVITGAKVTQAIGSAGGTLTALNGWARLEISAGTFPDNTTVSLAQAELETKQLLDASGKTLLKAGSAWQVQAGAPFLIPAKLAVRYPQEEPWTSKREKLGIYSYNPDKGIWSYIGGVTAAEDGFVQAKISASGLYAVMLREAQFTDISGHWAQQAVEVLAARGIVNGMNGTVYAPKAILTRAEFTKLLTAALGLQPVRTDKPTFRDVSAANWSCPYVEAAAAAGIVTGDAGLFHGNDPLTREQMMVMLMRAVDSTAIGNPASAADSVKLQAVLSGFKDNGSISRWARESVAAAVDKKLVQGSGQLLKPKDSSTRAEAAVIMYKLLAELKLL; encoded by the coding sequence ATGAGGTTCGGACAAAAAAGGAAGTTTGCGCAGGCAGTTATTACTGTTTGTGCGGCGGTGTTTTTACTTGGAGGGCTTGTCAGCAGTAGTCTGGGCGTAAGGCAAGCATCGGCTGCGGCGGCCAATCCGGGCAGAACAGACTATAGCGTGTCGGGTGATAGGCTAGTGTGGCTGGAACCGGACGCAGACGGAGTTAAGCAGGTGCACGCGCTGAATCAGCGCAATGGTGCAAATGCGGTGCTTACAGCCGGTCAGTCAACCAAGGACGCGCCGTATGTGAATGGAGCGGTTGCGGTATGGGCGGACAAGGGAAGTGAGCCGGAAGCTTCACTCCACTGGGATATCTACACTGCCGATCTGGAGACAGGCAAGCAGATGAAGCTCAACAAGCAGGCCGGCCCATACGGCAATCCGACAACGGACGGCGTAGGTGTGGTCTGGTATGAACGCAAAAATTACGGCAGCATGATCTATCATGATCTGGCAACGGGTGTTGAAGCGGATCTGGGCGAAGGACGTTTCCCGGTACTGGCCGGCGGAAATGTCGTCTACAAGAATGCCCGTGACGGGGGGCTTAGCCTGCTGGATGTGAGCAGTGGCGTAACCCGCGCACTGGTTAGTCTGGGTGGTGCGAATGCGGTGGACTGGTTTGTATTTAATGGCAGCCATGTGCTGTACAAGCAGAAAAACAGTGCCACAGGAAGCAAATATGTGCTCCTGAACATCAAAGACCTGACGGCACAACCTGTGGATCTCACCGGGATGAAAGCCGGGGGAACTGAATATGCCTTTATGTCCATAGGTGAAGATCAAGCTGTGTTCCAAGAGGAGGATAACGGCGCTGTCACCCTGAAGCAGGTGGACCTCACTACATATGCAGTAAAACCGCTGCCGATAGATGCCGGGGTGAAGCTGATCGGAATTAGCGGGAACAAGCTGCTGTACAGTAAGAAGGACGATTACATAGAATCAGTGGATTTAAAAGAAAATCCCAACCCGACTCCTGATCCGGGAACGACTCCATCGCCAGGTGAAACCCCACATCCGGGTACAGACTCTAACCCGGGTCCGGCACCGGAGGCCAAGGCCCCTGTAATTACCGGAGCTAAAGTTACTCAGGCGATCGGCAGTGCCGGCGGAACCTTGACTGCACTGAACGGCTGGGCACGGCTGGAGATTTCCGCAGGAACCTTCCCGGACAATACCACCGTAAGCCTGGCTCAGGCTGAACTGGAAACGAAGCAACTGCTGGATGCAAGCGGCAAAACTCTGCTGAAGGCCGGTTCCGCCTGGCAAGTCCAAGCGGGCGCTCCGTTCCTGATCCCGGCTAAGCTGGCAGTCCGGTATCCGCAGGAAGAGCCTTGGACGTCGAAGCGTGAGAAGCTTGGGATCTACAGCTACAATCCGGACAAAGGCATCTGGAGCTATATCGGCGGAGTGACTGCGGCGGAAGACGGTTTTGTTCAGGCTAAGATATCAGCCTCAGGACTGTACGCGGTCATGCTGCGCGAGGCACAATTCACAGATATATCAGGCCACTGGGCCCAGCAAGCCGTTGAGGTGCTGGCAGCAAGAGGCATCGTGAACGGGATGAACGGAACCGTGTATGCGCCAAAAGCCATCCTGACCCGGGCTGAATTCACCAAGCTGCTGACAGCAGCTCTTGGGCTGCAGCCGGTGCGGACGGATAAGCCAACCTTCCGTGATGTTTCCGCTGCGAACTGGTCCTGCCCGTATGTAGAAGCGGCAGCGGCGGCAGGAATTGTAACCGGGGACGCAGGGCTTTTCCATGGCAATGATCCGCTGACCCGCGAACAGATGATGGTGATGCTGATGCGGGCGGTTGACAGCACTGCTATTGGCAATCCGGCATCTGCTGCGGATTCGGTCAAGCTTCAGGCTGTACTTTCCGGATTCAAGGACAACGGTAGCATTAGCCGATGGGCACGGGAATCCGTAGCGGCGGCGGTTGACAAGAAACTGGTGCAGGGCAGCGGACAGCTTTTGAAACCCAAAGATTCATCCACAAGAGCCGAAGCGGCAGTTATCATGTACAAACTGCTCGCTGAGCTGAAATTACTCTAA
- the spoIIAB gene encoding anti-sigma F factor, translated as MTKSEAGNFMSVQFAALSENESFARVVVAAFVSRLDPTMEELNDLKTVVSEAVTNCIIHGYDSDPEGIVSISASIEHETVQLTIEDQGRGIEDLELAQQPLYTSKPELERSGMGFTIMENFMDEFEVTSEPGRGTSISMKKTIVSKKALYN; from the coding sequence ATGACAAAAAGCGAAGCGGGTAACTTCATGAGCGTCCAGTTTGCCGCACTGTCGGAGAACGAATCGTTCGCGCGCGTGGTAGTGGCGGCTTTTGTCTCCCGGCTCGATCCAACGATGGAGGAGCTGAATGACCTGAAGACGGTTGTCTCGGAGGCAGTCACCAACTGTATTATCCACGGATATGACAGCGATCCTGAAGGCATTGTCAGCATCTCTGCCTCCATTGAGCATGAAACCGTGCAGCTCACGATTGAAGATCAGGGTAGGGGGATCGAGGATCTGGAGCTGGCCCAGCAGCCGCTCTATACCTCCAAGCCGGAGCTGGAGCGTTCGGGTATGGGCTTTACGATTATGGAAAATTTCATGGATGAATTCGAAGTCACAAGTGAACCGGGGCGCGGTACCTCCATTTCAATGAAGAAAACCATCGTCTCGAAAAAAGCTTTATACAATTAG